TCGAGCTCATATAGAGCAGGTTGTCGAGGCCGGTCATCTCTTGCTCGATGACCTGAACCACCGTGTTGGAAACGGTGTCCGCCGATGCGCCGGGATAATCCGCCTGGATATCCACGGCCGGCGGCGCCACCGAGGGATACCGCTGGATCGGCAGAACAAAGATCGCCATGATGCCGGCCAGCATGGTGACGATCGCCAGCACCCAGGCGAAAACGGGCCGGGAAATAAAGAAATTGATCATCGCACGGGGTCCTCTTCTTTGGAGGAGCCCGTAGTCGAACTGTCCGTGCCGCCGGTTTGCCGGTTGCTGGTGGGGTGCAATGGAATATCCGCCGTGACCGGCTTGACCTTGGCACCGGGGCGAATCTTTTGCAGGCCGGAGACGATCAGACGATCACCCGGCTCCAGGCCCTTTTCCACCAGCCAGAAACCGCCGATCGCCCGTGCTGTCTCAAGCTGGCGCTTCACGACCTCGCCCTCGGCGTTCACCAGCAGCGCCGTGGCCTCTCCCTGCGGGTTGCGGCTTACGCCTTGCTGAGGCGCCAGGATCGCGTCCTCGCGAACCTCCTCGCTCAGCTGGACGCGTACATACATCCCGGGCAAGAGGTCTTCATCCGGATTGGGAAACACGCCCCTGACGGTGACGGAGCTTGTGCTTTGGTTGACAGTCACATCCGTTACGTCGACGCGTCCCCGGTGAGGGTACACGGCGCCGTCTTCGCGCAACAAAACGACCTCGGCCTGATCGGGACCGGCCTTGGCCAAACGCCCACCCTTCAGCGCATCGCGTATGCGTCTTAGCTTTTCGACCGGCAGTTGGATATCGACATAGATCGGGTCGAGCTGCACCACGCGCGCCAGCGGTTGGGCTTGATTGGCGGTCACCAGTGCGCCGACCGTATACAGTGTCGGGCCCGTGCGTCCGGTGATGGGAGCCTTGACCTCGGTATACTCCAGCTCGATACGCGCAGTTTCCACCATGGCCTCGGAGCGTGAAACATTCGCACGCGCACCATCCAACGCCGACAGCGCCTCGTCGCGCTGACGCTCGCTTACCGCATTCTTCTCAAACAGCTTCGAGTCGCGCGCCCATACCCGCTGCGCCTGACGCAACTCGGCCTGCGCGCTTTCCAGTTCGGCTTCAGCCCTTTGGTACGCGGCGCGGTAACGGTTGGGATCGATTTGGTAGAGGACGTCGCCCGTATTCACCTGGGCACCCTGCTTGAAGAGCCGTTCCTGCAAAATGCCCGTTACCTGCGGTCTCACTTCGGCGATGCGGTAAGCCGCCGTCCGCCCCGGCAATTCCATCGACAGGGTCACGCGCCGGGGCTGCAACTCAACAATCCCCACTTCCGGCGGCGGCGGTGGAGCCGGTGCGGCGCTCGACTGATTGGCACCATCATCGCATGCGGCCAATAGCAGCAAGACCGCCGCTAACATCAGCAGGATGCCAGATGTACGAGTTCGCTCCATAAAAGACTCCTTGAATTGGATCGCCGACATTCAGCCCTCCTCAGCCCCGGTGGCCAAGGATGTGCTGAATTGCCGATTGTCCGTGAGCATTGGCCGCTTGCATTCGCTCTAGCAATAATATACATACAAAAACGTA
Above is a genomic segment from Minwuia thermotolerans containing:
- a CDS encoding efflux RND transporter periplasmic adaptor subunit, which produces MSAIQFKESFMERTRTSGILLMLAAVLLLLAACDDGANQSSAAPAPPPPPEVGIVELQPRRVTLSMELPGRTAAYRIAEVRPQVTGILQERLFKQGAQVNTGDVLYQIDPNRYRAAYQRAEAELESAQAELRQAQRVWARDSKLFEKNAVSERQRDEALSALDGARANVSRSEAMVETARIELEYTEVKAPITGRTGPTLYTVGALVTANQAQPLARVVQLDPIYVDIQLPVEKLRRIRDALKGGRLAKAGPDQAEVVLLREDGAVYPHRGRVDVTDVTVNQSTSSVTVRGVFPNPDEDLLPGMYVRVQLSEEVREDAILAPQQGVSRNPQGEATALLVNAEGEVVKRQLETARAIGGFWLVEKGLEPGDRLIVSGLQKIRPGAKVKPVTADIPLHPTSNRQTGGTDSSTTGSSKEEDPVR